One Methylothermaceae bacteria B42 DNA segment encodes these proteins:
- a CDS encoding arsenic transporter encodes MRKIVEAESVTYGLTWNTPMTVSAIILVLTFIGIFTEGLHGFHRTKFAMLGSGVMIIAGQWFGFYDPQRAQEAVDWNVVFLLGAMMTIVAIMIPTGGFQALAYHIADYSKGRLFLLMAMMGTAVTVISLLLDNVTTVVIFGPLIILICQAMRVSPVPYLLAAALLSDTGGVATLVGDPPNLMIGSAAHIDFNTFFLRMGGIVLVAWLAILFALKYLFHKELSVIPQIPDFSRKEEIKDPTTWYKALGVMGVMVVLFIFHHALHWEAWMVAAFGLTLLLFLAPDVDMDASFEKMEMTLLIFFISLFVLIGGVEHSHFLEYIGQYIEPFVDEDLLTACIVLMWVAAILSAMIDNIPFTAAMIPIISAMETKGVNVTPLWWSLAIGVGMGGNGTHLGSSANVFIVTLSERVAKETGDPSLAITPGVWFKKGTPAMILTLVASSLIMWLFFDFYAAPIHPH; translated from the coding sequence CACCAAGTTCGCCATGCTGGGGTCAGGCGTTATGATTATCGCCGGGCAATGGTTTGGCTTCTATGATCCTCAGCGGGCGCAGGAAGCGGTGGACTGGAATGTGGTATTCCTGCTTGGGGCCATGATGACCATTGTCGCCATCATGATTCCCACCGGGGGGTTCCAGGCTTTGGCATACCATATTGCCGACTACAGCAAGGGCCGGCTTTTCTTGTTGATGGCAATGATGGGCACGGCGGTAACGGTAATTTCATTACTGTTGGACAATGTTACTACCGTGGTGATTTTTGGTCCCCTGATTATCCTGATCTGCCAGGCAATGCGGGTGAGCCCGGTACCCTATCTGTTAGCGGCGGCGCTGTTGTCCGATACCGGCGGGGTGGCGACTTTAGTAGGCGATCCGCCTAATTTGATGATTGGCTCTGCGGCCCATATCGACTTTAATACCTTTTTCTTGCGCATGGGCGGTATTGTCCTGGTGGCCTGGCTGGCCATCTTGTTTGCACTGAAATACTTGTTTCATAAAGAGTTGTCCGTCATTCCCCAGATACCTGATTTCAGCAGAAAGGAGGAAATCAAGGACCCCACCACTTGGTATAAAGCCTTGGGAGTAATGGGGGTGATGGTGGTGCTGTTTATATTCCACCATGCGTTGCACTGGGAAGCGTGGATGGTGGCGGCCTTTGGCCTGACCTTGCTGTTGTTTCTGGCGCCGGATGTGGATATGGACGCCTCCTTCGAGAAGATGGAAATGACGCTGTTGATTTTCTTCATCTCTTTGTTCGTTTTAATTGGCGGTGTCGAGCATAGTCATTTCCTGGAGTACATAGGCCAGTATATTGAACCTTTCGTGGATGAGGATTTGTTGACGGCGTGTATTGTATTGATGTGGGTGGCGGCGATTCTGTCGGCCATGATTGATAATATTCCCTTCACCGCTGCCATGATTCCCATCATTTCCGCCATGGAGACCAAGGGCGTGAATGTGACCCCACTGTGGTGGAGCCTGGCGATCGGGGTTGGGATGGGCGGCAATGGCACCCATTTGGGTTCCTCCGCCAATGTCTTTATCGTGACGTTGTCGGAACGGGTCGCCAAGGAAACCGGCGATCCCAGCCTGGCCATCACGCCGGGGGTTTGGTTCAAAAAAGGCACCCCGGCCATGATCCTGACTTTGGTGGCTTCGTCCTTGATAATGTGGCTGTTTTTTGATTTTTATGCAGCGCCTATTCATCCACATTGA